Below is a genomic region from Brassica oleracea var. oleracea cultivar TO1000 chromosome C9, BOL, whole genome shotgun sequence.
AGGTGCGTTTAAGCTGGTTTCGGAAGCTTGGGGTCTACTATCTGACAAGGTTAAGAGATACTCTTATAACTTAAAGAGGCAGGTTAAAGGAGGTCAGCAAAGATTCCCAACAACACAGAGCGCGCAGCCCGCGAGTTCTAACGGGTTCCAGAACGTAAGAGAGCATGTGGTTTCGGGTGCTAAGGCTAGAACTAAGCCGCCAGCTCCACGCAAGGATCCGCCTGCTTATGCTCCTCCGTTTCAGGAGAGTAGTACCTTCTGGACAATGTGCAGCAGGTGCAAGACGCAGTATGAGTTCCAGAGGGTTTATCTTAACCAGACTTTGCTTTGTCCACACTGTCGTCAGGGCTTCTTTGCAGCGGAGAAAAACCCGCCTCCTAGTGTTCCGAAGCCAACCAACAACAACCACTCATATAACCAACAGAAACGGAGTTCTAAAGTTCCAGCGACAAACAAGAACTCATCATATGGTACTTCTTCTGCCAGAGGGCCTGCATCATCTGTTAACAATGGTTTCAGTTGGGAGCCTTTATCAAGAAAGGGTGGATCATCCGACAGCCTAAATGTCGTAAACCAAGCTGCTAATGTGGTCCAGCAAGCACAAGAAAAACTGAAGAGAGCGTATGAGGAGTCACAAGAGAGGGATGCTGCTAGAGGATTCACAAACTCTGATCTGGAAAATTATAAGAGGATGAAGACAGATGGTTCCCATGGGTTTGGTTCATTCTCATGCAAGTGGTCGAATCAAAATGGTCCAGGTAGGTTCACTACTCCTCCTTGTAATCCTGAAACGCTAGGCTCTCGTCATCCCCAGGTGGAAGGAATCTTGTTACCTAGCGATATGAAGAAAGCGCTCGTGAAGAAGGCACAGTCAGATATTTCCAAGAGACTTATGGCAGAAGCAGCAGAGGAGATGAAAGCAATGGAAATAGAGAAGAAGAAGAGTATGAAAGCGACAAGCAAGGCAGATGAGGTAGTAAAAAGTACTAGTACTGAACCAGTCAAGGAAGTTTCCAACGATGAAGGGAATGGAATCGTTGTTCCGGATTCAGACTTTCACAACTTTGATCTCGACCGCACTGAAACTGCTTTTCAAGACGACGAGATTTGGGCAGCGTATGATGAAGACGATGGAATGCCTCGGTACTACGCCCGCATCCAGAAGGTGGTTTCCTTGGATCCCTTTAAGATGAGAATCAGCTGGCTCAACACCAAAACCTGCAAAGAGTTTGCTCCTGTAGACTGGGTTGGCTTTGGTTTCGCTAAATCATGTGGAGATTTCAGGACTTCGAAATACGAGTTGACAGATGCACTAAACGCATTCTCCCACAAAGTCGATTTCACCAAAGGTGCAAAAGGACTAATTCACATTTTCCCCAAGAAGGGACAAGTTTGGGCACTGTATCGTCACTGGTCCCCTGACTGGGACGGTGATACCCCTGATGATGTCAAACACAAGTACGACATGGTTGAAGTTCTTGATTACTACACCGAAGACAAGCAAAGTTTAACTGTCGCTCCTTTACTCAAAGCTGAAGGATTCAAGTTGGTTTTCCGCAGAAGCACAGATCAAAACAGTGTGAGAAAGATTCCGAAGGAAGAAATGTTTAGATTCTCTCACCAAGTGCCTCACTACATTCTTACCGGGAAAGAAGCTGATAACGCACCAGAGGGTTGTGTGGAGCTAGACCCAGCTGCAACTCCTTGCGAGTTACTTGAGGTGAAAGAGTCATCCAAAATGGACACTGAGAGAAGCAAACCTGTCAAAGATAAAAGCACAGCTCCAGAGGAAGAAGAAATGGGTATGAACATAGATTAGGGTGGTGTGAAAGCTAGTAGCATTCAGTACAGTGTACAATGGAGGAAGTAAGCATATCAATCTCATATGGCATCAGTACGGAACAGGACTAGTCAGGTCTGATCTTCTTTTTTGCTTTGATCTCTTATTTTGTTTCTCTAAAGGCTGACCCCAAATAGAACTGGCCTTTTTTGGCACAAGAAACAATGTTTTTTTTTTTTGATATTTGGTATTTACTCAGATAATCGTGTAAGAACTCTCAATTCAAGATATCTAATGTATGGTGGTTATGGGTTTAAGCAACATTTTGACATGTCGTAACGAGAAGATGTATGGTTTTTATGATGGGCTAGGGTGAACCGATTTGGTTCCTGGTTTTAGAATGTGAGCACGGGCTCGTGGTTACCGTGAAAGAGAAGTTTTATCTTTTTCTCCCTAAGAGCATGTGCATTGCTAGCAACCTTAATTGTTGTTTAAGTGGGGTATCATTAACTTTTAACTATTATAATTAACACAAGCAATTTTGTTAAAAAACACTTAATTATAGGAATTTATTGGTAGTTGCTTAATTAAGGTTCTTACCAATAAAAAAATATTAAATTTATTTTTAAATATAAAATTGTTAAAAAAAATTAAAATTATTTATTAAATAAAACAAAGTCAAATATAACATTTTAAACATAGATTTTAACATAAAAACATTAAAATAAAGATTACTAAAATAAACGATAATAATTTGAAAAGAGACATCGAAACTCAGTTGTTGTCTTGATCGCGTCCAAATTTATGTCATATATGCTCAACTAAATCACCTTTCAGTTGTTGATGCGCTTGTCTATCACGAATTCTTGTTCGAACACCCATCTGATTGGCGATATTTGTAGGGATATCTGTAGAATAGGTGAGATCGACATATGAAGAAACACTTCCTTCTCCTTGTTGAAAATCTGAAACATCGTATTGAGTGTAGTCATCTCGTTCGTTTTCTACTATCATATTATGGAGTATGATACATGCTCTCATAATCTTCCCAATCTTGACTTTATCCCAAGAAAGTGCCGGATTTTTAACAATGACAAATCGAGCTTGCAAGACGCCGAAAGCACATTCGACATCTTTTCGGGCAGCTTCTTGTCGTTGAGCAAATAAAACAGTTTTCGGTCCTTGTGGAACTGGAATAGATTGGATAAAAGTTGCCCATCTCGGATAAATACTATTGGTGAGATAGTAAGCCAAATGATACTCTCTTCCGTTGACCAAGAAATTCACTTGCGAAGCTTGACCATTTATTATGTCATCAAAAACANNNNNNNNNNNNNNNNNNNNNNNNNNNNNNNNNNNNNNNNNNNNNNNNNNNNNNNNNNNNNNNNNNNNNNNNNNNNNNNNNNNNNNNNNNNNNNNNNNNNNNNNNNAATATTGCCCTTTCCAAGCGGTGGGACAATTCTTCCACTCCCAATGCATACAATCGATGCTTCCTATCATCCCGAAAAATCCACGAAGCTCTCCAATATGAAGTAGATGTTGAAGATCATCCGGTGTTGGTCTTCTAAGGTATTGATCGCCGAATAAATCTATTATTGCTTCCACAAAATTTTCCACACATAACCGAGTAGTGGTTGCACCGAGCCTGAGGTATTCGCGACCGCATCAAGCGCAGAACCATATGCCAACACATGAATAGCTGCTGTACACTTTTGAAGTGTAGAGAGACCAAGTCTTCCGAGGCCGTCTTTTTTTGTCGGAAAATATGGAACTTCATTGGAGAGTCGATCAACAATATGCATGAACAATGGCTTATTCATTCTAAATCTTCGTCGGAAAAGATTTTCAGGATATGTTGGAATATCACTGAAATAATCATTCCATAGACGCATATGGCCTTCCTCTCGATTTCTTTCGATAAACACTCTTCTTTTCCTTGTTTTTTCTTGCTCACCATAAAGATTGCACAAATTCTCAAATGTTTCATCGAAAGTTTGATCAAAACATTCATCGAAAGTTTGATCAAATGACTCATCCAAGTTGTGATTAGAAGAAGAACCCATGAAAGGTTTGTTTTAGTGATGAGAGAATGAGAGAAGTATGATTGGAAGAATTGTTTCTGGATTATGATTGGAAGAATTAGTGATGAGTGAATGAGAGAGGAAGAAAGTTAGATGTTTGTGACTTATTCTCTCTGAATTATATAACAACAACAACACTCTCTCGAGTACAAACCCGTGACTCGTGACACAACAACAACAACACTCGTGACCTCTGTCATTTACAAAAAAACAACACTCTCTAACTCTCGTGACCCGACAAGAACAACACTCTCTCACTCACATTCTCTCATTCTCTCTAGTACAAACCCGTGAACTATTCTCTCCTCTGTCCAAAGATATAAGATAAACCCGTGACCTCGTTGCCTCGCAGCCTGCAAGATGATGAAGAAGAAAATTGTAGGAACATTAAACAAGCAAACCAACATTTCATTTTATAGAACATTAAACAAGCAAACCAACTCGGAGCACAAGCAAACAAACATGAAACATAACTAGAGACTTAAACTTGAAACAGAACCAGATACATGAAACATAACAAGAGGCTTAACATGAAACAGAACCAGATACAAAACAATACTTAATTTGAGAACAACTCAGTTATGAGCTTCTTTTTGAGTTCGTCTTCATAGTCAGCAAGGGGTTCTGTTTTCATAGTAGACGGTCAGGCAGATTCAGCTTAGACAACCTCTCTTTCGAGTCCAAATCCGCCTGTTTTATCGTCCACATAGTCTCAAACTTGTTCAGATTATCCTCGTCTACCACCTTCTTCTTACCACTTGCCTTTGCGGCCTTCACACCCGGGGGACGCTTGTTGGCGGTTGCTTCAGAGGTCTCTGACTCTGCACCCTCCCCGCATTTCCTCTTCTTCGAGCTCCCTTCTTTTTTAGCCGTAAAGAGATCGCACCACTTCTGATCGTTGCGTAGTTCCTTCCATGCGTGTTCTAGATTGAATTTTTTCTTGTGGTTGTTGTAGAAAATTTAATGAGCAAGTTTGACAACGTCATTCTCATTATGGCCGCTAGCTTTCTCTCTTGTGGCAGCTTCATACGCACCACATAATATGGACAGGATGTCATTGATCCGGTGCCAGCGATGCTTGCAATGGGCTCCTTCTCTTTCTTCGCAGGCAGCAACTAGAGGACTTGCCGCAAAATATGCAGCAACTCTGTTCCAAAAAGTTCCAGATTTTTGCTCGTTGCCAACTACAGGATCTTTGCTCGTGTTTAACCACGAGCTGATCAAGACAATATCATCAGTTGGTGTCCATTTACGCCGTTCTCCACGCTCTGCCCCCGTGACTCCATCAAAGTTTGAATCTTGGGTTCCTATACTGCCTAGAAAGGGAACTTGAGAGGAAGATAGTTCAATACTTTCTTCAAATTTTCCAAAGGAAACAGTTTGTTGACTATTAAGTAAGTCAACAAACTTTGAAGTTTCAGAAGATGGATAAGAATCCATATTAAAAGGACGATCAAGATAGAGAGAAATGAAAGAAGAAAAGTTTTGAAGTGGGAAGAGAAGTGTATTGAAGATAGAGGAGAAGACAGTTTCCGTAATAGCTTCAAGAATCCTATCAAAGCATTGATCACAACCACACACCAAGTTGTCCGAGAAGACATATATCTAACTCAATCAACACACCACGCCATTTACTTCTATCTAACAATAACTCAATCAACACACCACACCATTTACTTCTATCTAACAATAACCAAACCTATTAACTACCTAACACAACCACACAACCTTTATCTAACAAGAGAAAGAGGTATTTATTTCTTAACCTAACATTAACCGATGATTGAATTCATTTCAAACAATGCTTTATCACACGTAGACAGAGTAAAGACATAGGCTTTACCTGTATGAACAATCGTACGCTCTTTGTCTCATGAACCTGTGTGATGCCTTTTCATCAAACCATCTAAACACAAAAAATTTCCAAAACATATCAAAACAAATTCGAGTAAAATATGGATGAACAAGGAGCTTAATTTACAGGAACATACCTCATTACACACATACACAATCTAACTCGGACAGCCTCTTCATCAATCCACCTAAGAGAAAACAGAGAGAAACAAATAAAAAAAAACAGAGGATATGTATTTTAAATTGACGATGAAGAAGGAACAAATCAACCTGGATCATGCCTCATGCCTCTTGATCGATCCACCTAAAGACAAAAAAAATTCAGAGGATTTAATTTCAAAGATTCACGATGAAGAATCTGATACATGCAAACTTGAAAGATTGAAACATAAACATATATAACCGCAGATTTACCTTTCGATTCGCCTCAGCCGCAGCAATCGTGTTCTTCATCGTCTCAGAGAGCCACCGATAGAGAGAGAGTTCACCGGACGCTCTTCGAGGAGAACCACCGATAGAAAGATAGAAAGGTCTATGTTTTCCTTCTTCGCCGAGACTCACCGATAGAGCTGTCACCATTTCCTTGACGCGAGCCACCGAGAGGGAGAGAATCACCTTTGAAATCGCATTTTGTCGGAGGAGAGAACAGGAAAAAAAGAGAGAAGAAAAAATGAAACGAACCTGGGTTTACCCCGTCACCGCTCCTCTCGCCAATTGGAACGTGACACGTGCCTGGTAAGGGACGCCTCTTCGCGGTCGTAATTAAACAACGCCTCTTGCTTTAATCCGATTTAATCTTTATTTTTAAAGCCCAATTATGCTGACCAACCCACTTAAGGACTCGAATAAACGTGCTCTTAGAGAGGTTTTAAACACACGTGTGTCAGCACACAATCAAATATAATTTATTTTTCTCTCTTTATTTTCTTTTATTTCTCTTTCTCTTTCTTCGTCTTCTCTTTTTTTTCTCCGTGAACACGACGATGTCTTCTCCGTGAGGACGACAAAGGCCATCGTCTTCGATTTTCAGCAAAGGAGTTTCTAGGGTTTCTGGTTTCGGTGTCGTGGACATGCGCAGCCGTGGTTTAAGTGCTAGATCCTCTCAGATTAACAATGTTGGGTCTATTGATCAAGCTCTTATGCAATCCATGGAGCAAAAGGTGCGATTTTTAACTCATTTGTGTTAAAATAGAGATAATCCAAATTGAATTGATTGGATATGTATTTATTTATTCCTTGGCAACAATTGAATCATATCTTGTTCATGATTACTCTCACTCTTCTTCTCAGTAGCTCAAATGATTAAGATTAGGTTGTGTGGTTTCACTAAGTTAAGATCATCAAAGAGGAATCTTTGTCTGAGAAGGCATATCTGTTTTTTTTTCTTTTTTTTTTGTAAGTGTGAGTAAAGATTGATTGTTTTTCGGTTTGTCAACACATATGGAGTTTTGCTACTGCTACTAATGACGATGCTGGTGATGGTACGATCACTCAACTGCTCTTAAAACGAGTGTCTATGTGCTTTTGTTGTTCTTGTTTCATTTTATGTTTCATGTTCTGTTTTAGTGGTTTAGGTGTGTGTTGTTGTTGTTCTTGTCCTGTTGTAGTTGTTTAAGTGATGAAAAGCTCGTGACTTTTGGTTTCTCTTGCTGTCATAAATATGAACCAGATTACTGAGACTTTTGTTTTTGTGATGATTGGATGTGTAAGTGATCATATCATGTAAATGTCATCTAAAAAACTGAGACTTTTGTTCTTGTGTGTTTCAGGGTTTGATGGACCACAGAGAGAAAGACATCACTGCATGGTGTGAAGATCTTCATGAAAAGTGTCATGTTTGTTGTCAGGCCTTTCTAAGATCACTCATGGACTTGTGTATGCTTTTGTATACTTGTGTCATGTTTCAATGCAAAGTCACGAG
It encodes:
- the LOC106318701 gene encoding uncharacterized protein LOC106318701 codes for the protein MECNKDEAKRAMDIAERKVTEKDYSGAKKFANKAQALYPHLDGLKQLLMAVDVYISGEKLITGEPDWYGILGVDPLADDEAVRKQYRKLALMLHPDKNKCKGAEGAFKLVSEAWGLLSDKVKRYSYNLKRQVKGGQQRFPTTQSAQPASSNGFQNVREHVVSGAKARTKPPAPRKDPPAYAPPFQESSTFWTMCSRCKTQYEFQRVYLNQTLLCPHCRQGFFAAEKNPPPSVPKPTNNNHSYNQQKRSSKVPATNKNSSYGTSSARGPASSVNNGFSWEPLSRKGGSSDSLNVVNQAANVVQQAQEKLKRAYEESQERDAARGFTNSDLENYKRMKTDGSHGFGSFSCKWSNQNGPGRFTTPPCNPETLGSRHPQVEGILLPSDMKKALVKKAQSDISKRLMAEAAEEMKAMEIEKKKSMKATSKADEVVKSTSTEPVKEVSNDEGNGIVVPDSDFHNFDLDRTETAFQDDEIWAAYDEDDGMPRYYARIQKVVSLDPFKMRISWLNTKTCKEFAPVDWVGFGFAKSCGDFRTSKYELTDALNAFSHKVDFTKGAKGLIHIFPKKGQVWALYRHWSPDWDGDTPDDVKHKYDMVEVLDYYTEDKQSLTVAPLLKAEGFKLVFRRSTDQNSVRKIPKEEMFRFSHQVPHYILTGKEADNAPEGCVELDPAATPCELLEVKESSKMDTERSKPVKDKSTAPEEEEMGMNID